From the unidentified bacterial endosymbiont genome, one window contains:
- a CDS encoding fimbrial protein, translating into MKEKTSKTFLLFSLFFIFTLFNKSFAYNDCYIESSQTGTRTINYGSINVTSSLYPSDSVNDAIVLANKDIQIDVGSDGIGCKKGGAGNNNVEFFNAADGTNISAPWGNIGMIQTSIPGIVLSATLMCKSSDCASAAEGAGAGNMVNLNLPAASGQENIIHSQGGYPWEGADKGWYLHMTLYQYGSFSPKSGVTSGHTLAGNFARWRIGGSTQGSITFKTSTSSLTFTIPQTTCQDFYMANGEGNRISNNQYALGDYSIANIETNNTKEVPFKIILSKCYASKFTTKLYSSNRAGNNALIGKSAGSASGIGVKIMDTANNLLLKADGSNETTLTPQNWYNDTLAIPFTAQVVADNSTISSGDFSANATFTVTYE; encoded by the coding sequence ATGAAAGAAAAAACGTCAAAGACATTTCTTTTATTTTCATTGTTTTTTATATTTACATTATTCAATAAATCATTTGCCTATAACGATTGCTATATTGAATCTTCACAAACGGGCACGCGCACAATTAATTATGGCTCGATTAACGTAACCTCATCACTCTACCCCTCAGATAGCGTAAACGATGCCATCGTCCTGGCCAATAAAGACATCCAGATTGACGTTGGCAGTGATGGCATAGGATGCAAAAAAGGCGGGGCGGGTAACAATAATGTTGAGTTTTTCAATGCAGCCGATGGAACAAACATTTCTGCCCCATGGGGTAACATCGGGATGATCCAAACCAGTATTCCAGGGATTGTCTTATCGGCCACGCTGATGTGTAAAAGCAGTGACTGTGCTTCCGCAGCAGAAGGGGCTGGGGCGGGTAACATGGTTAATTTGAATCTCCCCGCCGCAAGCGGGCAGGAAAATATCATACATTCCCAGGGCGGCTATCCGTGGGAGGGCGCCGATAAGGGCTGGTATCTCCACATGACCCTTTATCAGTATGGCAGTTTTTCCCCCAAGTCCGGAGTCACCTCAGGACATACTCTGGCGGGAAATTTTGCCAGATGGCGTATAGGCGGCTCTACGCAAGGTTCAATCACCTTTAAAACCTCAACAAGCTCTCTCACTTTTACCATTCCACAGACGACGTGTCAGGACTTCTACATGGCAAATGGTGAGGGTAATCGCATCTCCAATAATCAGTATGCATTGGGTGATTATTCGATAGCTAATATAGAGACCAACAATACTAAAGAAGTTCCCTTCAAAATTATATTAAGCAAATGTTACGCATCTAAATTCACTACGAAATTATATTCCAGCAACAGAGCGGGTAATAATGCTCTGATCGGAAAAAGTGCCGGTTCGGCAAGCGGCATCGGGGTTAAAATTATGGATACCGCCAATAATCTGCTCCTGAAAGCAGACGGCTCCAATGAAACCACATTGACTCCGCAAAACTGGTACAACGATACTCTGGCTATTCCTTTTACTGCTCAGGTTGTTGCCGATAACAGCACTATTTCCTCGGGCGATTTCTCTGCAAACGCCACTTTTACCGTCACCTATGAATAA
- a CDS encoding helix-turn-helix domain-containing protein gives MQPVNAEGKPVPARFTGNAGVPLLGEKMSRPTRYRDKFADIALTLCRMGLTDAEIGTVLGVDERTLNRWKKRFPQFCSSSLSAYGTKMSP, from the coding sequence ATGCAGCCAGTTAACGCTGAAGGAAAACCTGTACCTGCGCGGTTTACTGGCAATGCTGGAGTGCCGCTACTGGGGGAGAAGATGAGCAGGCCGACCAGATACCGTGATAAATTTGCCGATATAGCACTGACGCTGTGCCGTATGGGGCTGACTGATGCGGAAATCGGCACTGTGTTGGGTGTGGATGAACGCACATTAAATCGCTGGAAAAAGCGCTTTCCGCAATTTTGTTCATCTTCATTAAGCGCATATGGTACCAAAATGTCCCCCTGA
- a CDS encoding fimbrial protein, whose amino-acid sequence MKLFWRIVLTGLSLPLSLTAHAQSLDVTFTANILETTCNMQLSGGTGSGSNNTYIIGDANGKVGLDDIINKTDNAKIDFSLKATECPSSLSSINVSLNGSGSSIVNTIINNSLSGSGSDYTGISIARASAPDSPFKVNTSGALTWTAAEISAGEVDLIARIEPTNSAKATTGAFQADVTFNFTYE is encoded by the coding sequence ATGAAATTGTTCTGGAGAATCGTCCTCACGGGGCTTAGCTTGCCGCTCAGCTTAACCGCCCATGCCCAGAGCCTGGACGTTACCTTTACCGCCAACATTCTGGAAACCACCTGCAACATGCAGCTTTCAGGCGGAACAGGGAGTGGGAGCAACAACACTTATATCATCGGCGATGCCAATGGCAAGGTGGGACTGGACGATATTATCAATAAGACCGATAACGCCAAAATTGACTTTAGCTTAAAGGCAACGGAATGCCCTTCATCATTAAGCAGCATCAATGTATCGCTCAATGGTTCAGGCTCGAGCATCGTCAACACGATCATTAATAATTCCCTGTCCGGAAGTGGTTCAGATTACACCGGGATTTCAATTGCCCGCGCGTCTGCTCCGGACTCCCCATTCAAGGTCAACACCAGCGGCGCACTCACCTGGACCGCGGCTGAAATCTCGGCAGGTGAAGTCGACCTTATCGCACGTATTGAGCCGACCAACAGCGCTAAAGCCACCACGGGGGCTTTCCAGGCTGACGTGACTTTTAATTTCACCTATGAATAA
- the can gene encoding carbonate dehydratase, with the protein MNDIDTLISNNALWSKMLVEEDPGFFGKLSQAQNPRFLWIGCSDSRVPAERLTGLEPGELFVHRNVANLVIHTDLNCLSVVQYAVDVLEVEHIIICGHYGCGGVQAAVENTELGLIDNWLLHIRDIGFKHSSLLGEMPQERRLDTLCELNVMEQVYNLGHSTIMQSAWKRGQKVSVHGWAYGIHDGLLRNLEVTATNRETLEQRYRSGIANIKLKHANHK; encoded by the coding sequence ATGAATGACATAGATACACTCATCAGCAACAATGCACTATGGTCAAAAATGCTGGTGGAAGAAGATCCCGGTTTTTTCGGCAAGCTTTCACAGGCGCAGAATCCGCGCTTTCTATGGATTGGATGTTCCGACAGCCGCGTACCGGCTGAGCGCCTGACAGGCCTCGAGCCTGGCGAACTCTTTGTTCACCGCAATGTCGCCAACCTGGTGATTCATACCGATCTTAATTGCCTTTCTGTTGTTCAATATGCCGTTGACGTTCTGGAAGTCGAACACATTATAATATGCGGCCACTATGGCTGTGGCGGTGTGCAGGCGGCAGTAGAAAACACAGAGCTGGGGTTAATTGATAACTGGCTGCTGCATATCCGCGATATCGGGTTCAAACATAGCTCACTGCTGGGTGAAATGCCGCAGGAGCGCCGTCTTGACACCCTGTGCGAACTGAACGTGATGGAGCAGGTATATAACCTGGGCCACTCAACTATTATGCAATCGGCGTGGAAACGCGGGCAGAAGGTCTCTGTCCACGGCTGGGCATACGGTATTCACGACGGCCTGCTGCGCAACCTGGAAGTGACCGCCACCAACCGTGAAACGCTGGAACAGCGCTACCGTTCAGGTATAGCCAACATTAAGCTTAAGCACGCGAACCATAAATAA
- the panB gene encoding 3-methyl-2-oxobutanoate hydroxymethyltransferase: protein MKPTTLSLLQKCKLDKKRFATITAYDYSFAKLFSEEGINVMLVGDSLGMTVQGHESTLPVTVDDIAYHTRAVRRGAPACLLLSDLPFMAYATPEQAFENAAAVMRAGANMVKIEGGAWLVDTVKMLTERAVPVCGHLGLTPQSVNIFGGYKVQGRGDAAQTLFDDAVALEAAGAQLLVLECVPVELAKRITDALSIPVIGIGAGNVTDGQILVMHDAFGITGGHIPKFAKNFLTEAGDMRAAVRQYIADVESGVYPGEEHSFH, encoded by the coding sequence ATGAAACCCACCACCCTCTCCTTATTGCAGAAATGCAAACTGGACAAAAAACGCTTCGCCACCATCACAGCCTATGACTACAGTTTCGCCAAACTCTTCAGTGAAGAGGGAATAAACGTTATGCTGGTCGGAGATTCGTTAGGGATGACGGTACAAGGACATGAGTCCACCCTGCCGGTCACGGTCGACGATATTGCTTACCACACGCGCGCCGTCCGCCGCGGTGCCCCAGCCTGCCTGCTGCTTTCCGATCTGCCGTTTATGGCCTATGCCACCCCAGAGCAAGCTTTTGAAAATGCGGCTGCTGTGATGCGCGCGGGCGCTAACATGGTCAAAATTGAAGGCGGCGCCTGGCTTGTTGATACGGTGAAAATGCTCACCGAGCGCGCCGTACCGGTATGCGGGCACTTAGGCCTGACGCCACAGTCCGTGAATATCTTTGGCGGATACAAAGTCCAGGGCCGTGGCGATGCGGCGCAAACGTTGTTTGATGACGCCGTCGCGCTGGAAGCCGCAGGCGCACAGCTGCTGGTGCTGGAGTGCGTTCCGGTTGAACTGGCAAAACGTATCACTGACGCGCTGTCGATTCCGGTGATTGGCATTGGCGCAGGCAATGTCACTGACGGTCAGATCCTGGTGATGCACGATGCCTTTGGCATTACCGGTGGACATATCCCTAAATTTGCCAAAAATTTCCTTACAGAAGCGGGCGACATGCGCGCTGCGGTCAGGCAGTATATTGCCGATGTTGAATCCGGTGTTTACCCGGGTGAAGAACACAGTTTCCATTAA
- the panC gene encoding pantoate--beta-alanine ligase: MLIIETLPLLRQHIRRARQEGKRIALVPTMGNLHDGHMKLVDEARSRVDIVVVSIFVNPMQFDRADDLARYPRTLQEDCEKLKKRHVDIVFSPAPADIYPQGTEEATFVDVPGISTMLEGASRPGHFRGVSTIVSKLFNLVQPDIACFGEKDFQQLALIRKMVADMGYDIEIVGVPIVRAKDGLALSSRNGYLSAEQRKIAPGLSKVMNAMADQLLAKALTPEEIIALAEQALNDNGLRADDIQIRDADTLLALSETSQRAVILVAAWLGLARLIDNKVVELA; encoded by the coding sequence GTGCTAATCATTGAAACCCTGCCGCTGCTGCGCCAGCACATTCGTCGTGCGCGCCAGGAAGGTAAACGTATCGCCCTGGTCCCGACCATGGGCAACCTGCATGACGGCCATATGAAGCTGGTCGATGAAGCAAGATCCCGTGTAGATATCGTGGTGGTCAGTATCTTCGTTAACCCCATGCAGTTCGATCGTGCGGACGACCTGGCACGCTACCCACGCACCCTGCAGGAAGATTGCGAGAAGCTCAAAAAACGCCATGTGGATATCGTCTTCTCTCCGGCGCCGGCGGATATCTATCCGCAAGGTACTGAAGAAGCAACCTTCGTCGACGTCCCAGGCATTTCCACCATGCTCGAAGGCGCAAGCCGCCCGGGCCACTTTCGCGGCGTTTCCACCATCGTCAGCAAGCTGTTCAACCTGGTGCAACCGGACATCGCCTGCTTCGGTGAGAAAGACTTCCAGCAGCTGGCGTTGATCCGCAAAATGGTCGCTGACATGGGCTATGATATTGAGATCGTCGGCGTACCGATTGTACGAGCCAAAGACGGTCTGGCGCTCAGCTCCCGCAACGGCTATCTGAGCGCCGAACAGCGCAAAATCGCTCCGGGATTGAGCAAGGTCATGAATGCCATGGCAGACCAGTTGCTGGCGAAAGCGCTAACACCCGAAGAGATTATCGCCCTTGCTGAGCAGGCGCTGAACGACAACGGTCTGCGCGCTGACGACATTCAAATTCGAGATGCCGATACGCTGCTGGCGCTTTCAGAGACCAGCCAACGTGCGGTGATCCTGGTGGCGGCCTGGCTCGGCCTGGCCCGCCTTATCGACAATAAAGTGGTTGAACTGGCGTAG
- the panD gene encoding aspartate 1-decarboxylase, which yields MIRKMLQGKLHRVKVTQADLHYEGSCAIDQDFLDAAGILENEAIDIWNVNNGKRFSTYAIAAERGSKIISVNGAAAHCAQVGDIVIIASFVMMSDDEARRWQPKVAYFEGDNEMKRTAKAIPVQVA from the coding sequence ATGATTCGCAAAATGCTGCAAGGCAAGCTTCACCGAGTGAAAGTCACTCAGGCCGATCTGCACTATGAAGGCTCCTGCGCAATTGACCAGGATTTCCTGGATGCGGCTGGCATCCTTGAAAACGAAGCGATTGATATCTGGAACGTGAACAACGGCAAACGTTTCTCCACCTATGCGATTGCCGCCGAGCGCGGGTCTAAAATTATCTCCGTGAACGGCGCTGCCGCACACTGCGCGCAGGTGGGGGATATTGTCATCATCGCCAGCTTCGTTATGATGTCGGACGACGAAGCGCGTCGCTGGCAGCCGAAAGTGGCCTACTTCGAGGGCGACAACGAGATGAAACGGACTGCGAAAGCGATTCCGGTCCAGGTAGCCTAA
- the hpt gene encoding hypoxanthine phosphoribosyltransferase produces MKHIVEVMIPEAGIKARIAELGRQITEHYKDSGSEMVLVGLLRGSFMFMADLCREVQVSHEVDFMTASSYGSGMSTTRDVKILKDLDEDIRGKDVLIVEDIIDSGNTLSKVREILSLREPKSLAICTLLDKPTRREVQVPVEFVGFSIPDEFVVGYGIDYAQRYRHLPYVGKVVLLDE; encoded by the coding sequence ATGAAACATATTGTTGAAGTGATGATCCCGGAAGCCGGGATCAAAGCGCGTATCGCCGAACTGGGTCGTCAAATCACCGAACATTACAAGGACAGCGGCAGCGAAATGGTGCTGGTTGGTCTGTTACGTGGCTCTTTCATGTTCATGGCAGACCTGTGCCGTGAGGTGCAGGTGTCACATGAGGTCGATTTTATGACCGCCTCCAGCTACGGCAGCGGCATGTCCACAACCCGTGATGTGAAAATCCTGAAAGATCTTGATGAAGATATTCGTGGTAAAGATGTGTTGATCGTTGAGGACATCATCGACTCCGGCAACACGCTCTCTAAGGTGCGCGAGATCCTGAGCCTGCGTGAGCCGAAATCACTGGCGATTTGTACCTTGCTCGATAAACCCACCCGTCGCGAAGTGCAGGTGCCCGTGGAGTTTGTCGGTTTCTCGATCCCGGATGAATTCGTAGTGGGTTATGGTATTGACTACGCGCAGCGTTATCGCCATCTGCCGTATGTCGGGAAAGTGGTGTTGCTGGACGAGTAA
- a CDS encoding fimbrial protein, translated as MKSFHQLFLIAVITLSSAATAQANGTTSVKATFTSTVEAGTCTAAILDGNGATVTAIDFGDVYKSDLVAESRTEPLKIAFTKCVGVASASVQATPTTGGCSGSASNGNSFPASNGVAFEVWNGKADSGTLMDCNKKPAQNVSIASGSGTLDMISRIVIASGRSITDVTTGAVSSSVTFLITYQ; from the coding sequence ATGAAATCGTTTCATCAATTATTCCTGATCGCCGTTATTACACTCAGCAGCGCAGCCACCGCTCAGGCCAACGGCACCACCAGCGTGAAAGCAACATTTACGTCAACGGTAGAGGCAGGGACCTGTACGGCTGCAATCCTGGATGGCAACGGCGCTACCGTTACCGCAATTGATTTTGGTGACGTATATAAGTCCGATCTGGTGGCCGAGTCCCGAACCGAGCCGCTGAAAATCGCGTTTACAAAATGTGTGGGCGTCGCGTCTGCCAGCGTCCAGGCCACGCCGACAACCGGAGGATGTTCCGGGTCTGCCTCAAACGGCAACTCATTCCCGGCAAGTAACGGCGTCGCCTTCGAGGTCTGGAACGGAAAGGCGGACAGCGGCACCCTGATGGATTGCAATAAAAAACCTGCGCAAAACGTGAGCATCGCTTCCGGTAGCGGAACGCTGGATATGATCTCCCGGATCGTTATCGCCAGCGGCAGATCAATTACAGATGTGACTACCGGAGCCGTCTCCTCCAGCGTTACCTTTCTGATTACCTACCAATAA
- a CDS encoding ABC transporter permease — translation MTHLFWVALKSIWAKEIHRFMRIWIQTLVPPVITMTLYFIIFGNLIGSRIGEMHGFTYMQFIVPGLIMMAVITNAYANVASSFFSAKFQRNIEELLVAPVPTHVIIAGYVGGGVARGLCVGVLVTVISLFFVPFQVHSWLFVALTLLLTAILFSLAGLLNAVFAKTFDDINLIPTFVLTPLTYLGGVFYSLTLLPPFWQALSHLNPIVYMISGFRFGFLGITDVPLFTTVAVLVVFIVIFYMLCWYLIQRGRGLRS, via the coding sequence ATGACGCATCTTTTCTGGGTTGCGCTGAAAAGCATCTGGGCGAAAGAGATTCATCGCTTTATGCGCATCTGGATCCAGACCCTGGTGCCGCCGGTCATTACAATGACGCTCTACTTCATCATCTTCGGTAACCTGATTGGCTCCCGCATTGGTGAGATGCACGGCTTCACTTATATGCAGTTTATTGTGCCGGGTCTGATCATGATGGCGGTAATCACCAACGCCTATGCCAACGTGGCCTCGTCGTTCTTTAGCGCCAAGTTCCAGCGCAACATAGAAGAGCTGCTGGTGGCTCCGGTTCCGACGCACGTGATCATTGCCGGTTACGTGGGCGGCGGTGTGGCGCGTGGCCTCTGTGTGGGCGTGCTGGTGACGGTGATTTCGCTGTTCTTCGTCCCGTTCCAGGTGCACTCATGGCTGTTTGTGGCGCTGACGCTGCTGCTGACGGCCATTTTGTTCTCGCTGGCGGGCCTTCTGAACGCCGTATTTGCCAAAACCTTCGACGATATCAACCTGATCCCGACCTTTGTGCTGACGCCGCTGACCTATCTGGGCGGGGTGTTTTACTCTTTGACGCTGCTGCCGCCATTCTGGCAGGCGCTGTCGCACCTGAACCCAATTGTGTACATGATCAGTGGGTTCCGCTTTGGTTTCCTCGGCATTACTGATGTACCGCTGTTTACCACGGTTGCGGTGCTGGTGGTGTTTATCGTCATCTTCTACATGCTGTGCTGGTATCTGATCCAGCGCGGGCGAGGCCTGCGCAGCTAA
- a CDS encoding ABC transporter ATP-binding protein yields the protein MAIALELEQLKKTYPGGVQALRGIDLKVEAGDFYALLGPNGAGKSTTIGIISSLVNKTSGRVSVFGYDLQKDVVNAKRQLGLVPQEFNFNPFETVQQIVVHQAGYYGVERKEAVARSEKYLKQLDLWEKRNERARMLSGGMKRRLMIARALMHEPKLLILDEPTAGVDIELRRSMWGFLKDLNDKGTTIILTTHYLEEAEMLCRNIGIIQHGELVENTSMKALLSKLKSETFILDLAAKSPLPKLEGYQYRLVDTSTLEVEVLREQGINSVFSQLSAQGIQVMSMRNKANRLEELFVSLVHQKQGEQA from the coding sequence ATGGCGATTGCACTGGAACTTGAACAGCTTAAAAAAACCTACCCGGGCGGCGTACAGGCGCTACGCGGGATAGATTTAAAAGTAGAAGCGGGGGATTTCTACGCGCTTCTGGGGCCGAACGGGGCGGGCAAATCCACCACCATCGGTATTATCAGCTCGCTGGTTAACAAAACCTCTGGCCGGGTGAGCGTATTTGGTTACGATCTGCAAAAAGACGTGGTGAATGCCAAGCGCCAGCTCGGGCTGGTTCCGCAGGAGTTCAACTTCAACCCGTTCGAGACGGTGCAACAGATTGTTGTCCACCAGGCGGGTTATTACGGAGTGGAGCGCAAAGAAGCTGTGGCGCGCAGCGAAAAGTACCTCAAACAGCTCGATCTCTGGGAAAAACGCAACGAACGCGCGCGCATGTTATCCGGGGGAATGAAGCGCCGCCTGATGATTGCCCGCGCATTGATGCATGAGCCAAAACTGCTGATTCTTGATGAGCCAACCGCAGGCGTGGATATTGAGCTGCGCCGCTCAATGTGGGGCTTCCTGAAGGATCTGAACGATAAAGGAACCACTATCATTCTCACCACCCACTACCTTGAAGAGGCCGAAATGCTGTGCCGCAATATTGGCATCATTCAGCACGGCGAGCTGGTGGAAAATACGTCGATGAAAGCACTGCTTTCCAAACTGAAATCAGAAACGTTTATTCTTGATCTGGCAGCGAAAAGCCCGCTACCGAAGCTCGAAGGCTATCAGTATCGTCTGGTGGATACCTCAACGCTGGAAGTGGAAGTCCTGCGTGAACAGGGGATTAACAGCGTTTTCTCACAGCTGAGCGCGCAGGGTATTCAGGTAATGAGTATGCGAAATAAAGCAAACCGACTGGAAGAGCTGTTTGTCTCTCTGGTGCATCAAAAACAAGGAGAACAGGCATGA
- a CDS encoding polysaccharide deacetylase family protein: MFTRTLFLFLLAFSGGASASLVSQQGLPAQYMQTTEDAAIWAQVGNNVVNVGNVRAGQILAVVPTAADYYEFRFGFGTGFIDKGHLEQVQGKQRVEDSLGDLNKPLSNQNLITWKDTPVYNAPASGSAPFGTLSANLRYPILSKLKDRLNQTWYQIRIGNRLAWISSLDAQEDNGLPVITYHHILRDEENTRFRHTSTTTSVRAFNNQMAWLRDRGYTALTMYQLEGYVRNKMNLPAKAVVITFDDGLKSVSRYAYPILKEYGFNATAFVISSRIKGHPQKWDPKSLQFMSVQEIKGILDVFDIQSHTHFLHRVDGDKHPILLSRSYHVILFDFERSRRALAQFNPRVLYLSYPFGGYDNKAIKAANDAGFHLAVTTVKGKVKPGDNPFLLKRLYILRTDSLETMSRLIGNQPQR, encoded by the coding sequence ATGTTCACGCGTACTCTTTTCCTGTTCCTGCTGGCGTTCTCTGGTGGGGCATCTGCCAGTTTAGTCAGCCAGCAAGGTCTTCCAGCCCAGTACATGCAAACTACCGAAGATGCGGCTATTTGGGCGCAGGTGGGCAATAATGTCGTAAACGTGGGCAATGTGCGTGCCGGACAGATCCTTGCCGTCGTGCCCACCGCAGCGGATTACTACGAGTTTCGCTTTGGCTTCGGAACCGGATTTATCGACAAGGGGCACCTGGAGCAGGTGCAGGGAAAACAGCGCGTCGAGGATAGCCTCGGTGATCTGAATAAGCCTCTTAGCAATCAAAATCTGATCACCTGGAAAGATACCCCGGTGTATAACGCCCCCGCCAGCGGCAGCGCGCCGTTCGGAACGCTCAGCGCTAATCTTCGCTATCCGATCCTCAGTAAGCTTAAAGATCGGCTGAACCAGACCTGGTACCAAATCCGTATTGGCAACCGCCTGGCGTGGATAAGCAGCCTGGACGCGCAGGAGGACAACGGTTTGCCGGTCATCACCTACCACCATATCTTACGTGATGAAGAGAACACCCGTTTCCGTCATACCTCTACGACCACCAGCGTACGTGCGTTCAATAACCAGATGGCCTGGCTGCGCGATCGGGGTTATACCGCCCTGACGATGTATCAGCTGGAAGGGTATGTGCGTAACAAAATGAACCTGCCGGCGAAAGCGGTGGTTATTACCTTTGACGACGGGCTGAAATCCGTAAGCCGCTACGCTTATCCGATTTTGAAAGAGTATGGCTTTAACGCCACGGCGTTTGTTATCTCATCGCGCATTAAAGGGCATCCGCAGAAGTGGGATCCTAAATCGCTGCAGTTTATGAGCGTTCAGGAAATTAAGGGCATTCTGGATGTGTTTGATATTCAGTCACATACACACTTCCTGCACCGCGTCGACGGTGATAAACACCCCATTTTACTCAGCCGTAGCTACCACGTGATCCTGTTTGATTTTGAACGTTCCCGCCGCGCGCTGGCGCAGTTCAACCCTCGCGTGCTGTACCTTTCGTATCCGTTTGGCGGCTATGATAATAAGGCGATCAAGGCGGCGAATGACGCCGGTTTTCATCTGGCGGTGACCACGGTGAAAGGAAAGGTCAAGCCGGGGGATAATCCGTTCTTACTGAAGCGTCTCTACATCCTGAGAACGGATTCGCTGGAGACGATGTCGCGGCTGATCGGTAATCAGCCGCAGAGGTAG
- a CDS encoding PTS sugar transporter subunit IIA, whose protein sequence is MLGWVITCHDDRAQEMLLKLEARFGPLAQCRAVNYWRGLSTNMLSRMMCDALHETDSGEGVIFLTDKSGAAPYRTAALMSHKHDNCEVISGIGYPLLEMMLPFRGSLSSQDFRNTIVGQGIPGVSSLWHQQQKTPPFVLLHDLYKN, encoded by the coding sequence ATGCTGGGATGGGTCATTACTTGCCACGATGATCGGGCGCAGGAGATGTTGCTAAAGCTTGAAGCCAGGTTTGGTCCTTTGGCGCAATGCCGGGCAGTAAACTACTGGCGGGGGTTGAGCACCAATATGCTTAGCCGGATGATGTGCGATGCCCTGCATGAAACCGACTCTGGCGAAGGCGTTATTTTTCTTACGGATAAATCTGGCGCGGCGCCGTATCGTACGGCTGCACTCATGAGCCACAAGCACGACAACTGTGAAGTGATTTCAGGCATCGGCTATCCGCTGCTGGAAATGATGCTTCCCTTTCGTGGCTCACTGAGCAGCCAGGATTTCCGTAATACTATCGTGGGGCAGGGGATCCCCGGCGTCAGCAGCCTGTGGCATCAGCAACAGAAAACCCCCCCTTTCGTCCTTCTTCATGATCTGTATAAGAATTAA
- a CDS encoding fimbrial-like protein gives MEQGQRSSMRKLTLWLFLMMPGFAFLASADNPHVDFSANIVENTCQVAVSNDGLVHLSTVGTHFFSDLLTPESQSSGTAFSINVTGCGGTSSGASKLHFSFSPQSGAFPAQSSQVFPNNTTVATGGAANVGVVIFSSLDNTNVLKKDGTSDVVLPATSESLINRYDFYARYQHLDTPGAGKVTSNVLVSVTYE, from the coding sequence ATGGAACAGGGTCAACGATCTTCTATGCGCAAACTCACTCTATGGCTGTTTCTCATGATGCCCGGCTTCGCTTTTCTGGCCAGCGCAGATAATCCACATGTCGATTTCTCTGCCAATATTGTAGAAAACACCTGCCAGGTCGCCGTCAGCAATGACGGTCTGGTTCACTTGTCTACCGTCGGTACGCATTTTTTTTCAGATTTGCTGACGCCAGAGAGCCAGTCCAGTGGGACAGCTTTTTCCATTAATGTTACCGGCTGCGGCGGCACCAGTAGCGGTGCCAGCAAACTGCATTTCAGTTTTAGCCCACAAAGCGGCGCGTTTCCTGCCCAAAGCAGCCAGGTGTTCCCCAATAACACTACCGTGGCCACAGGCGGGGCAGCAAACGTAGGGGTCGTCATTTTCTCCTCACTGGATAATACCAACGTGCTGAAAAAAGACGGTACGTCAGACGTGGTGCTGCCAGCGACCAGCGAGTCGTTGATCAACCGCTATGACTTTTATGCCCGTTACCAGCACCTGGACACGCCCGGCGCTGGAAAAGTGACCAGCAATGTGCTGGTGAGCGTGACTTATGAATAA